One Notolabrus celidotus isolate fNotCel1 chromosome 16, fNotCel1.pri, whole genome shotgun sequence DNA window includes the following coding sequences:
- the smim13 gene encoding small integral membrane protein 13: protein MWQSVGLTLLVIVATLVCALLFMLFGWYVVWQLFLSKFKFLRELVGDASTPQAESQPSETKSERTANAPTRNRPRTARQRAAAAEST from the exons ATGTGGCAAAGTGTCGGGCTCACACTGCTGGTCATTGTGGCCACACTGGTCTGTGCGCTGCTCTTCATGCTGTTTG GTTGGTATGTAGTCTGGCAGCTCTTCCTGTCCAAGTTCAAGTTCCTCCGTGAACTTGTCGGGGACGCCAGCACCCCTCAGGCCGAATCGCAGCCGTCCGAAACCAAGAGCGAGCGCACAGCTAACGCCCCGACACGGAATCGGCCCAGGACGGCACGCCAAAGAGCCGCCGCTGCAGAAAGCACTTAG